The Pseudomonas triclosanedens genome has a window encoding:
- a CDS encoding DsbA family protein: MRMPSFARRHSWIGLLIVATTGVASWMLLRAPHPATEPMSLAAAGSEASKPAGPPWLYGRADARFTVVGYADLECPYCRAYFPALKRWIDAHPEVNWQWHHLPLSMHEPAATAAARLAECAGETGGHATFWQAVAWLYSNTRGDGQGLPEGLRYPDLTPTMQGCLDSDRPDAVIRAQAAEAAQQGIAATPALQLRDRESGKTLLLHGPVEGDALLSAIDLLAAGSTTAAEPTHSPDMPAGVAGDMPR, from the coding sequence ATGCGCATGCCTTCATTCGCCCGCCGTCATTCCTGGATCGGTCTGCTGATCGTGGCGACGACTGGGGTTGCCTCGTGGATGCTGCTGCGCGCGCCGCATCCGGCAACCGAGCCCATGTCCCTGGCCGCCGCCGGGTCCGAAGCGTCGAAACCGGCCGGCCCGCCCTGGCTGTATGGCCGTGCCGATGCGCGCTTCACGGTGGTCGGGTACGCCGACCTGGAGTGTCCGTACTGCCGGGCCTACTTCCCCGCGCTCAAGCGCTGGATCGACGCCCATCCCGAGGTGAACTGGCAGTGGCACCACCTGCCGCTGTCCATGCACGAGCCGGCCGCGACCGCCGCGGCACGCCTGGCCGAGTGCGCGGGCGAGACGGGCGGACATGCCACGTTCTGGCAGGCCGTGGCGTGGCTCTACTCGAATACCCGTGGCGACGGCCAGGGCCTGCCGGAGGGCCTGCGCTATCCCGACCTCACACCAACCATGCAGGGTTGTCTCGACAGCGATCGCCCCGATGCGGTCATCCGTGCCCAGGCGGCGGAAGCGGCACAGCAGGGCATCGCGGCGACGCCGGCCTTGCAACTGCGCGACCGCGAGTCCGGCAAGACCCTCCTGCTGCACGGTCCCGTCGAAGGCGATGCCTTGCTGTCTGCCATCGATCTGCTCGCCGCCGGCAGCACGACCGCAGCCGAACCCACCCATTCCCCAGACATGCCCGCCGGCGTTGCCGGTGACATGCCCAGGTAG
- the radC gene encoding RadC family protein: protein MSLVIADSRPESLTLIAAQHEDWIIRQAITLLENRVFKAGPALGSPAAVRDYLRLKLVAEPNEIFAVVFLDNQHQVLAFEPLFKGTVDQTSVYPRVVVQRALALNASALILAHQHPSGNTEPSAADRAITERLKSALATVDVRVLDHFIVGKGSPYSFAEAGLL, encoded by the coding sequence ATGTCTCTCGTCATCGCCGACTCCCGCCCGGAGTCGCTCACCCTGATCGCCGCCCAGCACGAAGACTGGATCATCCGGCAGGCCATCACCCTGCTGGAGAACCGCGTGTTCAAGGCCGGTCCAGCGCTGGGCAGTCCCGCCGCCGTGCGCGACTACCTGCGCCTGAAACTGGTCGCGGAGCCGAACGAAATCTTCGCCGTCGTGTTTCTCGACAACCAGCACCAGGTGCTCGCCTTTGAGCCGCTGTTCAAGGGCACGGTCGACCAGACTTCGGTGTATCCGAGGGTGGTGGTCCAGCGTGCGCTGGCGCTCAACGCTTCGGCGCTGATCCTGGCGCATCAGCACCCCTCGGGGAACACCGAGCCCTCGGCCGCTGATCGTGCGATCACCGAGCGGCTGAAGAGCGCCCTGGCCACCGTCGATGTCCGGGTGCTGGATCACTTCATCGTCGGCAAGGGCAGCCCGTACTCGTTCGCCGAAGCCGGCTTGTTGTAA
- a CDS encoding MerR family transcriptional regulator has translation MSAVTAIQYTQDQMRTLTGVSAETVRHWRKTVPYLASKTGKAARFTFADLLGLAVTNELVSSLGVHIATVSVGVDALFRLLSTSGALALNGSVAFVTSTSATLCDIGPEGVGPAPAQPTLVIPLDPLIMRLQQYMLPIVPTPSQAALPFPPEAIRSRA, from the coding sequence ATGTCTGCCGTCACCGCCATCCAGTACACTCAGGATCAGATGCGTACGCTAACCGGCGTGTCCGCCGAAACGGTGCGGCATTGGCGCAAGACCGTGCCCTACTTGGCGTCCAAGACCGGGAAGGCTGCCCGATTCACCTTCGCCGATCTCCTTGGCTTGGCCGTTACCAATGAGCTGGTCAGCTCATTGGGCGTGCACATCGCCACCGTCAGCGTCGGCGTGGACGCGCTTTTTCGGTTGCTGAGCACCAGTGGCGCGTTGGCGCTGAACGGGTCTGTGGCGTTCGTGACGTCCACTTCGGCGACCCTGTGCGATATCGGCCCCGAGGGGGTTGGGCCGGCGCCGGCCCAACCGACTCTCGTGATCCCGCTCGATCCGTTGATCATGCGGCTTCAGCAGTACATGCTGCCGATCGTCCCGACGCCGAGCCAGGCAGCGTTGCCGTTTCCACCCGAAGCTATCCGGAGTAGGGCGTGA
- a CDS encoding HsdM family class I SAM-dependent methyltransferase yields the protein MNTATLEQVLAATGYLPDGRPAPGLRLGAEAQSSRHGRVFVPDALWRSASSLTVYFKFEQSAPADDLVSQWRREVWNEGFAPLLWVISPQRIDLYNGFGTPAKEGDAQRHLIRRFENIEASLHELDELAGRLAIETGQFWAQVPAIDRKTSVDQKLLSDLGCLERDLVAGNLARDAAQALIGRVIFTQYLIDREIVSAARLKRVCGPTALPAILRDRPATSKLFAWLAQTFNGDMFPPSSVKTTPAAHHLTRVAEFLEAVDPESGQLSFFPYQFDVIPVELISSIYEQFAHAEPQTGGKRTEALRNGVHYTRLSVVSLVLDEVMDGLSGRESVLDLTCGSGVFLVEALRRLVHLRSQGQPLTRELIRSTLYGQVYGVDISEAAIRVAAFSLYLAALELDPDPQPPQSLKFQPLIGRTLLVGDARTVERDGDGKAVLATPTGLKQFDLIVGNPPWSFKGQTGTEARRKTRVAGVPAQPRGEGLDFVLRAAEFSHEKTRFGIILSAMPFFSRSGTGMAAAQHVMRAVAPITLVNLSNLCSWLFATAAMPAVVLFARHRPKQRTDQVTVVQIPWTPSGARTHSFEVAPSDVITLTLDEIQEQPLKLKAAAVGRRRDLLLLDDLTSAHRNLGEQLSLLDTTFQVGLIRGAPENQTRDARPLKGLDVLQVKDMQHFNIPGDLPTFSQSKAQWPRSREIYQAPLLIVKEMLLGSPRVLAAVSERDLVFTNSYFAVSLPRGHTRTAHLLATVLSSAFATWFFYLTAAEFGIYKRKLLARDLSFLPVPNFTSAVKSEAGQRLLQIEKNLRANGTDERGWAELDEAVFDLYELNDADRTVIRDGLLRAGWQWEAGRESSVEPSDSRTEVTAYAKTFLSVIEDWLSVRNKRHMRAEVFDLPSSSALRVVRFVLEEGPGNASVSVVAPQGELGEVLTRIGRRLKVKIATALSAERELRVHGRNEVVIIKPAARRYWMGIAALEDADAVVAESFSGGKV from the coding sequence GTGAACACTGCCACGCTGGAACAGGTGCTCGCCGCAACCGGCTACCTGCCGGACGGGCGACCCGCGCCCGGCCTTCGGTTGGGGGCTGAGGCGCAGTCCTCGCGCCACGGCCGCGTTTTTGTTCCGGACGCATTGTGGCGCAGCGCGTCGTCGTTGACCGTCTACTTCAAGTTTGAGCAAAGCGCGCCTGCAGACGATCTGGTCAGCCAGTGGCGACGAGAGGTCTGGAACGAGGGGTTCGCGCCGTTGCTGTGGGTGATCTCGCCGCAGCGTATCGACCTGTACAACGGTTTCGGCACGCCCGCGAAAGAAGGCGATGCCCAGAGACATTTGATTCGGCGTTTCGAGAACATCGAAGCTTCGCTTCATGAACTGGACGAGTTGGCCGGCCGACTGGCGATCGAGACAGGCCAATTCTGGGCCCAGGTGCCGGCCATCGATCGCAAGACCAGCGTCGATCAGAAGCTCCTGTCTGACCTTGGATGTCTCGAACGCGATTTGGTCGCAGGCAATCTCGCGCGCGATGCGGCGCAGGCCTTGATTGGGCGCGTGATCTTCACCCAGTACCTGATTGACCGCGAGATCGTCAGTGCGGCGCGGTTGAAGCGGGTATGCGGCCCCACGGCGTTGCCGGCGATCCTGCGCGACCGGCCAGCGACCAGCAAGCTGTTCGCATGGCTGGCCCAGACCTTCAACGGCGATATGTTTCCGCCCTCGTCGGTGAAAACGACACCAGCAGCTCACCATTTGACGCGGGTTGCGGAGTTCCTGGAGGCTGTCGATCCTGAAAGCGGGCAACTCAGCTTCTTCCCCTACCAGTTCGACGTGATTCCGGTCGAGCTCATCAGCTCGATCTACGAGCAGTTTGCACATGCTGAGCCGCAGACTGGAGGAAAGCGCACAGAAGCGTTGCGAAACGGCGTGCACTACACGCGACTGTCCGTCGTCTCGCTGGTCCTCGATGAGGTCATGGATGGTCTATCTGGACGGGAGTCGGTGCTGGATTTGACGTGCGGCTCCGGTGTCTTCCTGGTCGAAGCGCTGCGGCGCTTGGTTCATCTTCGCTCGCAAGGTCAGCCGCTCACGAGGGAGCTGATCCGCTCGACGCTCTACGGGCAGGTGTATGGCGTAGACATTAGCGAAGCCGCGATTCGCGTCGCTGCGTTCAGCCTGTACCTGGCTGCGCTTGAGCTGGACCCTGACCCGCAACCACCGCAGTCCCTGAAGTTCCAGCCATTGATCGGCAGGACATTGCTCGTCGGTGACGCTCGTACTGTCGAACGTGATGGAGATGGCAAGGCCGTGCTGGCGACGCCGACAGGGCTGAAGCAGTTCGACCTTATCGTGGGCAATCCCCCTTGGAGCTTTAAGGGGCAGACAGGAACCGAAGCGCGGCGCAAGACCAGGGTTGCGGGCGTACCTGCGCAACCGCGCGGTGAAGGCTTGGATTTCGTGTTGCGAGCGGCGGAGTTCTCACATGAGAAGACCCGTTTCGGCATCATTCTTAGCGCGATGCCGTTCTTCAGCCGCAGCGGCACCGGCATGGCAGCAGCTCAGCATGTGATGCGAGCCGTGGCTCCGATCACCTTGGTAAATCTGTCCAATTTGTGCAGTTGGCTCTTCGCGACTGCAGCCATGCCCGCAGTGGTTCTCTTTGCCCGTCATCGACCGAAGCAGCGAACGGATCAGGTCACGGTCGTTCAGATCCCGTGGACGCCCAGCGGTGCAAGGACTCATTCGTTCGAGGTGGCGCCGAGTGACGTCATCACTTTGACACTCGACGAGATCCAAGAACAGCCGTTGAAGCTCAAGGCAGCAGCCGTTGGCCGGCGCCGTGACCTCCTATTGCTGGATGACTTGACTTCGGCCCACAGAAATCTGGGCGAGCAACTCTCATTACTCGACACTACCTTCCAGGTTGGATTGATTCGCGGGGCCCCAGAAAATCAGACGCGCGATGCTCGCCCGCTAAAAGGATTGGATGTACTGCAAGTCAAAGACATGCAGCACTTCAACATTCCCGGTGATTTGCCGACTTTCAGCCAATCGAAGGCACAATGGCCACGATCGCGGGAGATATATCAAGCCCCGCTTCTCATCGTGAAGGAAATGCTTCTGGGGAGTCCGCGCGTCTTGGCGGCCGTCTCCGAGCGGGATCTCGTCTTCACGAACTCATACTTCGCAGTGTCTCTTCCGAGAGGGCACACGCGGACGGCACATTTGCTTGCCACCGTGTTGAGTTCTGCTTTTGCGACATGGTTCTTCTATCTGACCGCTGCAGAGTTTGGAATCTACAAGAGGAAGCTGCTGGCTCGCGACCTCAGCTTCCTGCCGGTGCCTAATTTCACGAGCGCAGTGAAATCTGAGGCTGGCCAGCGCCTGCTGCAGATTGAGAAGAATCTGCGCGCCAACGGCACCGACGAGAGGGGATGGGCTGAACTGGACGAAGCTGTCTTCGATCTGTACGAACTGAACGATGCCGACCGAACTGTCATTCGAGACGGCCTCCTTCGCGCCGGGTGGCAATGGGAAGCCGGCCGCGAATCATCCGTGGAGCCATCGGACAGTCGTACTGAGGTCACGGCGTATGCCAAGACGTTCCTGTCCGTTATCGAGGATTGGCTTTCCGTTCGCAATAAGCGGCACATGCGCGCCGAAGTGTTCGACTTGCCAAGCAGTTCGGCCTTGCGCGTCGTGCGCTTTGTCTTGGAAGAGGGGCCGGGTAATGCGAGCGTGAGCGTCGTGGCACCACAAGGCGAATTGGGTGAAGTACTGACACGTATCGGCAGGCGCCTGAAAGTCAAGATTGCGACCGCGCTCAGTGCAGAGCGGGAATTGCGAGTACACGGACGCAACGAAGTCGTGATCATCAAGCCAGCAGCGCGGCGCTACTGGATGGGCATAGCGGCACTGGAAGATGCCGATGCAGTGGTCGCGGAGAGCTTTTCAGGGGGCAAAGTTTGA
- a CDS encoding TIGR03757 family integrating conjugative element protein produces MPAPVFKASPRLPTISIAPGLWAVLFMFTQTAAADVLVVTDSHHPVQASVGVRVIELDLPARIEAKIATDLPNDPDKATTLVRQRLRDGGDALQRRIGHAYQGVADAWGLGIAKIPAVVVDRRYVVYGEPDVSRAVARINAYRSTQP; encoded by the coding sequence ATGCCGGCCCCCGTCTTCAAGGCTTCGCCCCGGCTGCCGACCATCAGCATTGCGCCCGGGCTGTGGGCAGTGCTGTTCATGTTTACCCAGACTGCAGCAGCCGACGTGCTCGTCGTCACCGACAGCCACCATCCGGTTCAGGCCTCTGTCGGCGTGCGGGTCATCGAGCTGGACCTGCCGGCGCGCATCGAGGCCAAGATCGCCACGGATCTGCCCAACGATCCTGACAAGGCGACTACTCTGGTGCGCCAGCGACTGCGCGATGGCGGCGATGCGCTACAACGCCGCATCGGCCATGCCTACCAAGGTGTCGCGGATGCCTGGGGACTGGGCATCGCCAAGATTCCCGCCGTGGTGGTCGATCGACGCTACGTGGTCTATGGCGAGCCCGACGTGTCCCGCGCCGTCGCGCGCATCAACGCCTACCGGAGCACGCAGCCATGA
- a CDS encoding TIGR03756 family integrating conjugative element protein: MSLLLARRRLRATAASLLLSAATSTFALDTATIVSSALSPDCLEYRVVGICYWLYCTPFGCSVRTSVKVRHYVPDAVVSSYSNTGENPWLEVRAMSMPNPSAKAGGDGTTNHDNENNLAKFKNADVIGHPAGMVFSQFASASGYTCEGAGTAFMPYLLSTLDTIAWRYNIPEAFYPEALIPGRREIGTRTGLNLWGNVYPRGGFLHQTDDHKSGAVVAQRAGDIVTRRNQIHVYQPLLANARDGYWPAGALMETDASTGKWQELTPTLSNSCVVFPHSRTRVQAQQGDYAWALWRPYSCCRRRGQVFLGSVDFM; the protein is encoded by the coding sequence ATGAGCCTCCTGCTGGCACGCCGGCGCCTGCGCGCCACCGCCGCCTCGCTGCTGCTGAGCGCGGCCACGTCGACATTCGCCCTGGACACCGCCACCATCGTCTCGTCGGCGCTGTCCCCCGACTGCCTCGAATACCGCGTGGTCGGAATCTGCTACTGGCTGTACTGCACGCCCTTCGGCTGCTCGGTGCGCACCTCCGTCAAGGTGCGCCACTACGTCCCCGATGCGGTGGTGTCGAGCTACTCGAACACCGGCGAAAACCCGTGGCTGGAAGTCAGGGCGATGAGCATGCCCAACCCGAGCGCCAAGGCTGGCGGTGACGGCACGACCAATCACGACAACGAGAACAACCTCGCCAAGTTCAAGAACGCCGATGTCATCGGCCATCCGGCCGGGATGGTGTTCAGCCAGTTCGCCAGCGCCTCCGGTTACACCTGCGAAGGCGCGGGCACGGCCTTCATGCCGTATCTGCTGAGCACGCTCGACACGATCGCCTGGCGCTACAACATCCCGGAAGCGTTCTATCCCGAAGCGCTCATCCCCGGCCGGCGCGAAATCGGTACGCGCACTGGCCTGAACCTCTGGGGCAACGTGTATCCCCGCGGTGGCTTCCTGCACCAGACCGACGACCACAAGAGCGGCGCCGTGGTCGCGCAGCGCGCGGGCGACATCGTGACGCGCCGCAACCAGATTCACGTGTATCAGCCCCTGCTGGCCAACGCCCGCGACGGCTACTGGCCGGCCGGCGCGCTGATGGAGACCGACGCCTCGACGGGCAAGTGGCAGGAGCTGACGCCCACGCTCTCGAACAGTTGCGTGGTCTTCCCGCACAGCCGCACCCGCGTGCAGGCCCAGCAGGGCGACTACGCCTGGGCCTTGTGGCGGCCGTACTCCTGCTGCCGGCGCCGTGGCCAGGTCTTCCTCGGCAGCGTCGATTTCATGTGA
- a CDS encoding integrating conjugative element protein: MNASLPDFLRRAKSHLRATLLMAAITLAVGAAWAQTRIDPNGVNVSGSVIGDDVLYSIGGGRAVSMGGAGNMQSIGVGIGWNSNLICGDMSITTTLQNQLNGITNGFQTIMSNVIQNATSAVASLPALIIQRADPGLYNLLTNGILQARLDFDRSKMTCRAIANRMADMAGGQAGWDQLAEGMALRDAVSSTDAVSAIEQAESNKGNNGVPWVGGGNAGGSGQSSIKVVGDVTRAGYNLLNGRSVTDTSSIARSACGNRLTCQTWSSPGAAAAFANRVLGEREQRTCENCTKTQTTPGVGLTPVIQEEYETKLQVLQELVTGARPTTPANLDAAGSSSLPITRGVIEALRDEPDQDVLGKRLASEAALSSVLEKALLLQRTLLTGKKEPNVAANELAVQAVDQENSALEQEINNLKTELELRRTLAGNSAMAIIQRHSTRAAGSRGVFEGDTTRDRLREVQKPRSGTP; the protein is encoded by the coding sequence ATGAACGCCTCCCTCCCTGACTTCCTGCGCCGCGCGAAGTCGCACCTGCGGGCCACGCTGCTCATGGCGGCCATCACGCTGGCCGTCGGCGCCGCCTGGGCGCAGACCCGCATCGACCCCAATGGCGTGAACGTCAGCGGCAGCGTGATCGGCGACGACGTGCTCTACAGCATCGGCGGCGGCCGGGCCGTGTCGATGGGTGGTGCCGGCAACATGCAAAGCATCGGCGTGGGGATCGGCTGGAACAGCAACCTGATCTGCGGCGACATGAGCATCACCACGACGCTGCAGAACCAGCTCAACGGCATCACCAACGGCTTCCAGACGATCATGAGCAACGTGATCCAGAACGCCACCAGCGCCGTGGCCTCGCTGCCGGCCCTGATCATCCAGCGCGCCGACCCGGGGCTCTACAACCTGCTGACCAACGGCATCCTCCAGGCGCGCCTGGACTTCGACCGCTCGAAGATGACCTGCCGGGCCATCGCCAATCGCATGGCGGACATGGCCGGCGGCCAGGCCGGCTGGGACCAGCTCGCCGAGGGGATGGCGCTGCGGGACGCGGTCAGCAGCACCGATGCCGTCTCCGCCATCGAGCAGGCCGAGTCCAACAAAGGGAACAACGGCGTGCCCTGGGTCGGCGGCGGCAATGCGGGCGGCTCCGGCCAGAGTTCGATCAAGGTGGTCGGCGATGTGACGCGCGCGGGCTACAACCTGCTCAACGGGCGCAGCGTCACCGATACTTCGTCGATCGCGCGCAGCGCCTGCGGCAACCGCCTGACCTGCCAGACCTGGTCGTCGCCTGGCGCGGCCGCGGCCTTTGCGAACCGCGTGCTCGGCGAACGCGAGCAACGCACCTGCGAAAACTGCACGAAGACCCAGACCACGCCTGGCGTCGGGCTCACGCCAGTGATCCAGGAAGAGTACGAGACCAAGCTGCAGGTGCTGCAGGAGCTGGTGACGGGCGCCCGGCCGACGACGCCGGCCAATCTCGACGCGGCCGGCAGCAGCTCGCTGCCGATCACCCGCGGCGTGATCGAGGCCCTGCGGGACGAACCCGACCAGGACGTGCTGGGCAAGCGCCTGGCGTCGGAGGCGGCGCTGTCCAGCGTGCTGGAGAAGGCCTTGCTGCTGCAACGCACGTTGCTGACCGGCAAGAAGGAGCCGAACGTCGCCGCCAACGAACTGGCCGTGCAGGCGGTCGACCAGGAGAACAGTGCGCTGGAGCAGGAGATCAACAACCTCAAGACCGAGCTGGAGCTGCGGCGCACGCTGGCCGGCAACTCGGCGATGGCGATCATCCAGCGCCACAGCACCCGCGCTGCTGGTTCGCGCGGCGTCTTCGAGGGCGACACCACGCGCGACCGTCTGCGGGAAGTCCAGAAGCCGCGGAGCGGTACGCCATGA
- a CDS encoding conjugal transfer protein TraG N-terminal domain-containing protein, with the protein MTLYTTDYLEYYLTLVAWVVNNGIWSILVASGVFALPFVAIVIQEWLKARSEGADEGNKGVLSSMRIENRVWVAIVVIMFAGIPFIPVDLATIRFDTTRSAQCQVNVPLPNDTGWSNVYTALNNQSALVPVWWFFMHAISKAVTGAAVAAIPCGTDLRQIRMDVDATRIDDPVLAQEVADFTHDCYGPSRAKLFMNRPTLSDEQMNDVTWIGSSYFLDTPGFYDTYRAKTPRTGWPYDATRDAGLAQVDSGGGYPSCRQWWADGGQGLRSRLLAQVDPDLLTRIGRWAGFLSQSEVNDSVIRAVVSPRQQKMNQGAVYTDYGGQIDKTLPNVVTRGASDLGLTVGSLGFFPAMDVVRQALPMVLTMLKMALVICIPLVLLIGTYDLKTVVTVSCVQFALFFVDFWFQLARWIDSTILDALYGWGFGADRPHTNFDPLIGLNNAFGDMLLNFVMATMFIVLPTFWVMALGWAGVRAGNFLGGLITGTSDAKSAGGSGSRLAMTAVSKGAAK; encoded by the coding sequence ATGACGCTCTACACCACGGACTACCTGGAGTATTACCTGACCCTGGTGGCTTGGGTGGTCAACAACGGCATCTGGAGCATCCTCGTGGCCAGCGGCGTGTTCGCGCTGCCGTTCGTGGCCATCGTGATCCAGGAATGGCTCAAGGCCCGCAGCGAAGGTGCGGACGAGGGCAACAAGGGCGTGCTGTCGTCGATGCGCATCGAGAACCGGGTGTGGGTGGCGATCGTGGTCATCATGTTCGCGGGCATCCCGTTCATCCCGGTGGATCTCGCCACGATCAGGTTCGACACCACGCGCTCCGCGCAATGCCAGGTCAACGTCCCGCTGCCCAACGACACGGGCTGGTCCAACGTCTACACGGCGCTCAACAACCAGAGCGCGCTGGTGCCGGTGTGGTGGTTCTTCATGCACGCCATCTCGAAGGCGGTCACCGGCGCCGCCGTGGCGGCGATTCCCTGTGGCACGGACCTGCGTCAGATTCGCATGGATGTGGATGCCACGCGCATCGACGATCCGGTGCTGGCACAGGAGGTCGCCGACTTCACGCACGACTGCTACGGGCCGTCGCGCGCCAAGCTGTTCATGAACCGGCCGACGCTTTCCGACGAGCAGATGAACGACGTCACCTGGATCGGGTCGAGCTACTTCCTCGACACGCCCGGCTTCTATGACACCTATCGCGCCAAGACCCCACGCACGGGCTGGCCCTACGACGCGACCCGCGATGCAGGGCTGGCACAGGTGGACAGCGGCGGCGGCTATCCGTCCTGCCGGCAGTGGTGGGCCGATGGCGGCCAGGGACTGCGCAGCCGGCTGCTGGCACAGGTCGACCCGGACCTGCTGACCCGCATCGGGCGCTGGGCGGGCTTCCTGTCGCAGAGCGAGGTCAATGACTCGGTGATCCGCGCCGTCGTCTCACCGCGGCAGCAGAAGATGAACCAGGGCGCCGTCTACACCGATTACGGCGGCCAGATCGACAAGACGCTGCCAAACGTCGTCACGCGCGGCGCGAGCGACCTGGGGCTGACCGTCGGCTCGCTGGGCTTCTTTCCGGCGATGGACGTGGTGCGCCAGGCGCTGCCGATGGTGCTGACCATGCTCAAGATGGCGCTCGTCATCTGCATCCCGCTGGTGCTGCTGATCGGCACCTACGACCTGAAGACGGTGGTGACGGTGAGCTGCGTCCAGTTCGCGCTGTTCTTCGTGGACTTCTGGTTCCAGCTCGCGCGCTGGATCGACAGCACGATCCTGGACGCGCTCTACGGCTGGGGGTTTGGCGCGGACAGGCCGCACACGAACTTCGATCCGCTGATCGGCCTGAACAATGCGTTCGGTGACATGCTGCTGAACTTCGTCATGGCAACGATGTTCATCGTGTTGCCGACGTTCTGGGTCATGGCACTCGGATGGGCAGGCGTTCGCGCCGGAAACTTCCTGGGCGGTCTCATCACTGGCACGTCCGATGCAAAGTCGGCTGGGGGTAGTGGCTCTCGCCTTGCGATGACGGCTGTATCGAAAGGTGCTGCGAAGTAA
- a CDS encoding DUF3742 family protein, with amino-acid sequence MSMTTNTHNGRWSHRLGRGAGRAWRGYLRREQRVAGWLVTRGVPAGAATAVLWIVKLAVLGMLLYTVSWLVLLLAFAVVAAWLARNADEDDEKQPELRDGHSGVGLYDKDDWRIDMGDPDVP; translated from the coding sequence ATGAGCATGACCACCAACACGCACAACGGGCGCTGGAGCCACCGGCTGGGCCGGGGGGCTGGCCGTGCCTGGCGTGGATACCTGCGCCGCGAGCAGCGTGTCGCCGGCTGGCTGGTGACGCGCGGGGTGCCCGCGGGCGCGGCGACGGCGGTGCTCTGGATCGTCAAGCTGGCCGTACTTGGCATGCTGCTCTACACCGTATCCTGGCTCGTCCTGCTGCTGGCCTTTGCAGTGGTCGCCGCATGGCTCGCGCGGAACGCCGACGAGGACGACGAGAAGCAGCCGGAACTTAGAGACGGACACTCGGGCGTCGGCCTGTACGACAAAGATGACTGGCGGATCGACATGGGCGATCCCGACGTGCCGTAG
- a CDS encoding type IV toxin-antitoxin system AbiEi family antitoxin domain-containing protein, with the protein MDGNSRHQVIKRLQAGLPRGAPFDLATLSQFGVSPQLAAHYADGGWLVRLAHGVYAFPNDEFGVYGALKFLQQRVPGLHVGGKSALALQGVRHNLGSREALVLWGDGRFALPAWFTSRFPARYVHARLFDWPDTALASKTLATPPGLPEDLRVAAPERAVLELLYEAGVKQSLEEARNLFDGLRSPRKDVLGQLLSCCASVKAVRLFLTWARETSLVDVDALLEQYPVRTGSNTRWMSRLDDGTLLSLRPHG; encoded by the coding sequence ATGGATGGAAATTCTCGGCACCAGGTAATCAAGCGGCTGCAGGCGGGACTCCCCCGCGGGGCGCCGTTCGACCTTGCCACCCTGAGCCAGTTCGGGGTGTCGCCCCAGCTCGCCGCCCACTATGCCGACGGCGGGTGGCTCGTGCGCCTGGCCCATGGCGTCTATGCCTTCCCGAACGATGAGTTCGGGGTCTACGGTGCGCTGAAGTTCCTGCAACAGCGCGTGCCCGGCCTGCACGTCGGCGGCAAGAGCGCCCTGGCCCTGCAGGGTGTGCGGCACAACCTGGGCAGCCGGGAGGCGCTGGTGCTGTGGGGCGACGGTCGCTTCGCGTTGCCGGCTTGGTTCACTTCGCGCTTTCCGGCCCGCTATGTCCACGCCCGCCTGTTCGACTGGCCGGATACGGCGCTGGCCAGCAAGACCCTGGCCACGCCGCCTGGCCTGCCCGAGGATCTGCGGGTGGCAGCCCCCGAGCGTGCCGTTCTGGAGCTGCTGTACGAAGCCGGCGTCAAGCAGAGCCTCGAAGAGGCCCGCAACCTCTTCGATGGACTGCGTTCCCCCCGCAAGGACGTGCTCGGGCAACTGCTGTCCTGCTGCGCCAGCGTGAAGGCCGTGCGCCTGTTCCTCACCTGGGCGCGCGAGACCAGCCTCGTGGATGTCGATGCCCTGCTGGAGCAGTACCCGGTTCGCACCGGCAGCAACACGCGCTGGATGAGCCGGCTCGATGACGGCACCTTGCTGAGCCTGAGACCTCATGGATAA